TGATTTTCTTTTTTTGGCTACACTGATTTTAAGAACTCTATAACTTCTTTGGTGAAATCTGTTTTCTCCTCATCGTGTAAAAGTTCATGGTATCCATTTTCAAACTCTAAGAACTTTACCTTTCCGACATTTGCAGAGGCAACTTTTTTAGAAGATTCAAAGGAAGTGATTTTATCTTTTTTGCCATGCATTAAGAGAATTGGAATATTCAGTTTATCCGCATTTAAAAGGATATTTTTTCCGGCACCAAATATTTCAAGATAAGCTCCTGCAGTTATTTTATCATGTACAAGAGGATCTTCTATATATTTCTTCACCTCTTCACTTTGTTTTGAAAGCGCATGTACATCTAATTTTGTGGATTGTGAAAAAGAAGGAAAAATCCTCCCAACTGATTTAGCCAAAAATAACATATAAGCCGGTGGCTCAAAAGCTAGCTCTATCCACGGTGAAGAGAGTATAGAGGCTTTTATCAAATCATTTTTTCTTTTTAATAAATAATTTGCAGCCACATTACCTCCCATACTATGACCAAAAAGAAAAATTTGCTCCGGTTTGCTTTCAGCAATTACAGCATCAAAAACTCTGTCCAAATCATTTAACAATGAATTGAAGTCCGGCGAATGTCCTCTTTGACCATCAGAAACTCCATGGCCTCTTTGATCATAAGAATACACTCCATAATTTTCTTTATTTAAAGCTCTAATAAACTCTTCGTATCTTCCGGAATGTTCTCCCAATCCGTGGACAATTATGACGACTTTTTTTGGCTTTATCTCTGGGATAAAACAGCGACAAAACAATTTAAGTCCGTCATTGGAATCTATATATAACTCTTTATATTTTTTCATATAATCTAAAATAAGATAAAAGCATTAATTGGAGAGTAAAAGTTGTATATTTTCAGAACATTTATCCTGTTCATTTATTAAATAGATGCTTTCTAAGCAATTATTTGTATTTTTAATTGTTAAAAAGAATACGACATTCACTAATTGTAAATTAAAATAATATAATAACATGACAAGTTTTAACAGAAGAAAATTTATTAGAAATGGATTTGTAGCATCCATTGGTAGTTTTGTTGGATTTAATTTATTATTCAGTAATTCATCGATAGCTTCTATCAATAGTCATCATCTAAGATATGATGATTTAAAATATCCCTTTAAATTAACCGATTTAAAATATGGTTTCGAAGCCATAGAGCCGGTTATAGACAAAAAAACCATGGAGATACATTACAAAAGACATCACCAAGGTTACGTTAATAATTTCAATAATGCTGTCAAAGACCATAATTTACAAGATCAATCGCTTCAAAGTATTTTAAATCAGATTTCAAAGTATGGAGATGCAATGCGTAATAATGGCGGCGGCCACTATAATCATGATTTATTTTGGAAAACAATCAAAAGACCGGATGCAAATAATAAGCCGAGCAGCACTTTTACAGAAATTCTATCAAATGCTTTTGATTCCTTTGATAATTTTAAAGAAACATTTGAGGCTGCTGCCATGCAAAGATTTGGTTCCGGTTGGGCCTGGTTGTATTTAGATGAAAATAAACATTTAAAAGTCGGATCTTCTCCGAATCAGGATAATCCATTAATGGATCTTTCTCCTATCAGAGGCATACCTATTTTAGGGCTTGATGTTTGGGAGCATGCTTATTATCTTCAATATCAAAACCGAAGAGCTGATTATACCAAAAATTTCTGGCAAATTGTAAACTGGCAAGAGGTAGAAAAAAGATATACAGAAATTACCGGAAAGGGTCGATAGATGAAACGCATTTCTTTATTAATACTTTTGTTCATTTCCACTAATCACTTAAATGCGCAAGTTTGGGAATGGGTAAAGTCTTATGGCGGTGTTGAAAATGATTTTGGTTTAAGTATTTATGGTAATAATGAGCATATTTACCTTTCAGGAGCTTTTCAAGACAAAATAGTTTTTGAAGGACAGGACATTTCCAGTTCCGGAAGTAAAGATTTTTTTATCAGCAAATTTGATCATGACGGTCAGTTTTTATGGTTAAGTCGAGGAAGTAGTATCGGAAATAATCAATTAAATTCTATACAATTAGATTATCAGGGCGCACTTGTTGGAGCGGGTAGCTTTAGCGGTTTACTTAATATTCAAAATCAACAAATTTCTGCTTTTCAAAATGAAGATTTTTTCATTGGCAGGTGGGCAAATGACGGTTCTTTGATATGGGTAAATTCAGGTCAGTCTACGGGTAACTCAGTAGCAAAAGATATCCGGATTAATACGTTAAATAATCGTATTGCAATTGCCGGACACTATGAAGGCTCGTTAGAAATTAACAACAATCAATTATTATCAAATGGATCAGCTGATATATTTTTTACTGAAATAAGTTCTACCGGACAATTTTTAAATGCCCGCTCTTTTGGCGGACAGAATTCTGATAGGGCTTTAACTGTGACATATGATAATGCCGGATATTTGTATCTTGGCGGCTATTTTACAAATTCAGTTAATTTCGACCAGGTACAATTAACAAATCCCGGAAACAGAACTGCCTTCATCAGTAGTTTTGATTTAGATAAAAATACGTTTTGGGCAAAAAAAATTCCTGTCACGGGATTTTCAGAAATCAATAATTCAGTTATAGTAAACGACACTTTGTTAGTTAGCGGTACATTTACAGGCTCACTGGATTTTAATAATAATACTTTTCAGTCTCAGGGTAGTAATGATGGCTTTATTGCTGCCTATGACTTAAATGGCAATGAACTATGGTTGAAACAGATAAAGTCTGCTAATAATATTCAATTAGGGAATGCCAGAAAAAAAGATAATGGCAGTTTTGTTTTGACGGGTAATTTTTCCGGGAATATCCTCTATGAAAACAGAGAATTGAATGTAAGTGCAGGAAATTACGGATTATTTTTCTTAGAAACAGATGCTAAAGGGAATATAAAATATTT
The genomic region above belongs to Chitinophagaceae bacterium and contains:
- a CDS encoding alpha/beta hydrolase; amino-acid sequence: MKKYKELYIDSNDGLKLFCRCFIPEIKPKKVVIIVHGLGEHSGRYEEFIRALNKENYGVYSYDQRGHGVSDGQRGHSPDFNSLLNDLDRVFDAVIAESKPEQIFLFGHSMGGNVAANYLLKRKNDLIKASILSSPWIELAFEPPAYMLFLAKSVGRIFPSFSQSTKLDVHALSKQSEEVKKYIEDPLVHDKITAGAYLEIFGAGKNILLNADKLNIPILLMHGKKDKITSFESSKKVASANVGKVKFLEFENGYHELLHDEEKTDFTKEVIEFLKSV
- a CDS encoding superoxide dismutase translates to MTSFNRRKFIRNGFVASIGSFVGFNLLFSNSSIASINSHHLRYDDLKYPFKLTDLKYGFEAIEPVIDKKTMEIHYKRHHQGYVNNFNNAVKDHNLQDQSLQSILNQISKYGDAMRNNGGGHYNHDLFWKTIKRPDANNKPSSTFTEILSNAFDSFDNFKETFEAAAMQRFGSGWAWLYLDENKHLKVGSSPNQDNPLMDLSPIRGIPILGLDVWEHAYYLQYQNRRADYTKNFWQIVNWQEVEKRYTEITGKGR